GGCTTCGGAGCGCGCTCTCGCACCCGAGGTACAGGGTAGTCGTGAACGAGGAGTCCGAGCCGTTCGTCCGCGACGGGAAGAACGCCTTCTCGAAGTTCGTCCTCGAAACCGACCCGGAGATCCGCGGCGGCGACGAGGTGCTCGTGGTGAACGACTCCGACAGCTTGCTCGCGGTCGGGCGAGCCGAACTCGATTCGAGGGCGATCGCAGACTTCGAGACCGGGATGGCCGTGAAGGTGCGCGAGGGCGCCGACTGACCGGGAGCGCCACGTTTTTCCCCCCACGTCCCGACCCCGCGAGTATGTTCGGAGGAGGCGGACTCGACCCGCGGAAGATGGAACAGATGATGAAACAGATGGGGATCGACACCGAGGAGATTGAGGCGACGCGCGTCGTCATCACCACCCCCGACGGCGACCTCGTCTTCTCGGACGCCGACGTCACGAAGATCGAGGCCCAGGGCCAGGAGACCTACCAGATCGTCGGCTCGCCCGACCTCGAGGAGGGTGCGGAGGCCGCCGGCGCGGTCGATGCGGCCGAACCCGCCGAAGCCGAGATCCCCGACGCCGATATCGAGATCGTCGCGACCCGTGCCGGCGTCGGGAAGGACGAGGCGCGGAAAGCCCTCGAAGCGACCGACGGCGACCTCGCCGCGGCCATCGCGAACCTCGAGTGACGGCGGTCGTCCTCGTCCACGACGACCGCGAGTACCTCCGCGAGCCGGGTGCGGAGCTCCAGACGGACCTCGGCGTCCTCACCGTACCGGAGGACGTCTCCTCGGGAGACGTCCTCGAGACTCACCTCGGAGAACGGTTCACCGTTCGTCGCCTCCGCGGCCCCGACCTCTTTCACCACTTCGAGCGCACCGGTGCGCCGATGCTGCCCCGCGATATCGGCCTCGTGATCGGCGAGACCGGCGTCGCCGCCGGCGACCGAGTGCTCGACTGCGGCACCGGTACGGGGGTGCTCGCGAGCTACATGGGCAGGCTCGGCGCCGAGGTCACCAGCTACGAACGCGATCCGGAGTTCGCGGAGGTCGCCCGCGAGAACGTCGCGCTCGCCGGGGTCTCCGACCGGGTCGAGGTGCGATCGGGTGACCTGCTCGACGAGATCGACGACCTCTCGGGGTTCGACGTGCTCACGCTCGATACCGGCGACGCTCCCGAGATCGTCGCACACGCCGACTCGCTGCTCCTCCCCGGAGGATTTCTCGCCGTCTACTCCCCGTTCGTCGAGAGCACCCGCGAGGTCGTCGAGGCCGCCCGCGAGACGCTCTCGGAGGTCCGGACCGTCGAGACGATCCAGCGCGAACTCGACGTGGACGGGAGGGGAACGCGACCGAGCACCGCGCCGGTCGGCCACACCGGCTACCTCACGATCGCTCGCCGGGCGTAGCCGCCTCCACGAGCAGCGAGCGCAGTTCCTTCCGGTAGCCCGCGTGCTCGCGGTCCAGCCCGTCGTCCCGGACCGAGAGGACGTCCGCGAGCGAGATAGCGGGATAACCCCCACCGGCGACGTGGTAGCCCGCGTCCGCCCAGACCGCGACGAGCCCCTCCATCGGCACCCGCCGTCCATCGGCCGGGATCACCGCGCCGTAGGTGAGGAGTTCCACCTCGCGCCCACCGAGCGACGTCGTTCGCGTCGACCGGCGCCTCACGTCCTCGAAGCCGTTGTCGGTCATCGTCTCGCGTATCGCGTCGTCGACCCGCGAGACGACCAGTCGGGTGAGCAGGCCGCTCTCACCCGGGTCGCGGTCGGCGAACGAGACGCGTGTCGCGACGTAAAAGCGCCAGAGCCGGTCGATCCCCGTCGCCTCCTCCACCCGCTCGCGCAGCGTGCGGTCCTCGTAGAGCTCGGTCCGGGCCTCGACGTGCACGCCGAGGAGTCTGACGACGGTCTCCTCGACCGTCTCGACGTGGTGCCACCCCTCGCGAACCCGGTCGGGGACGCGGGCGACCTCCGAGGCCTGTGCCATCCTCCTACCAATCGTCTGCCAGCGGCATATACTGTCGGCCGTCGGTCACCGGCGGGGTCCCGACCCCAACCACTAAGACAGCGGACACGAAACCCCGGCCGTGGAGAGACGTACGGCGACGTCGCTGGTCCTCGCGGTCTGCTGTGTCTTCGCGGTCGGCCTCGCCGCGGCCACCCTCACAGACACCAGTGCCACACAGCCCGGCGTTCCCGGGGGAGACAACGAGAGCGGTGGCATCCTCGCCCCGCCGGCGGGCGAGGATGCCACGGGCGCGGCGGACGAGGTCGACGTTCCGTACCTCTCGGAGATCCTGCTCGTCCTCGGGGTGCTCGCCGCGGTCGGCCTGCTGTATTACCTCTATCACGACTGGCGGGCGGCGTTCGGGTTCGTGCTCGCGCTGCTCGTGATTCTCGCGCTCGTCTACCTGTTCTTCCAGCTGGTCGGCCCGCCCGAGTTCCCCGGAGGGGCGATGGACGAGCCACGGGAGCCGCCGGACGTTCGGGAGGGAGCCGGCGGCGAGGACGACGGCGCCGTTCCGCCCGTCTCGACCCCGACACTCCTGCTCGTCGGGCTCCTCGCGCTGGCGCTCGTCGGCACCGCGCTGGCGTTGTTCGGACGGGTCGGAGACCGCACCGAGAACGAGGTCGTCGCCGCGGAGGCCGAGGGCGACCGGCGGAGCGCCGAGGCGGCCGCGATCGGCGGGGCGGCCGGCCGGGCCGCCGACCGGATCGAGGAGCGAGAGACGTTCGACAACGAGGTCTACCGCGCCTGGCGGGAGATGGTCGGTCCGCTCGAGGTACCGAACCCGGAGACGACGACGCCCGGCGAGTTCGAGGCGGCCGCCGTCGAGGCAGGTGTCGAGCGAGGTGACGCCGCCGCGCTCACCGCGCTGTTCGAGGAGGTCCGCTACGGCGGCCGGGAGGCCTCGGGCGAGCGCGAGCGCCGAGCGGTCGAGACGCTGCGGCGGATCGAAACACGGTACGGGGCCGAGTCGTGAACGGTCGACGGCTCTGGCTTCTCGTGGGCCTGCTGGCGTTCGTGCTGGGGACCGCGGTGTGGGCGTTTCCGGGGCTCGTCGCGCTCTCGATGGACGAGGCGGTGCTGGTGCTCGTCGGCCTGCTCGCGCTCGCGCTCGCGGTCGGCCAGGTCAGGAAACGACGGGGGTCGCGGATACGGACCGTCCGGACGCCCGACCCCGAACGCCCGCTCCCGACGGGGACCCCCGGCGAGGGGACGGATCGGACGATCAGACTGCTTCGTGACGGGCGCAGGGTCCCCCACCAGCAGCGAACGGAGCTGCGCTCGCGGATCGAGGAGGCGCTCGTCGGTGCGCTCTCTGTCTATCGGGGACGACCGGACGCCCGACGGGCGGTCGAGGAGGGGTCTTGGACCGAGGACGGGGCGGTCGCGGCGTACGCGGCGGGCGAGTCGCCGCCGACCGATCCGCTCGGACTCGTCCGTGGGCTCGTGGGTGAGTCGCGCTCGTCACGCGCGCTCAGGCGGACCGTCGACGCGCTCGCCGCCGTGAAGGAGGGCGAGGGAGAGCCGGTCCCCGTCGGCGACGAACCGGAGCGGCGCCCGCCGGTCCGACGCGCGCTCGACACCGACGAGAACGGGGTCGCCGCACGCAGACGGACCGACCGCTGGAGCGGCGTCGGGGCCCTCGCGCTCTCGGGGATTGGCCTCGGCGTGCTCGTCCGCTCGCCCGCGGTGGTCCTCGCGGGTGCGGTCGGCGTCGGCTACGCGGCGTACGCCGCCGCCGGCTCCGAACCGCCGGTCGACCTCTCGATCGAACGTCGGGTGAGCGCCGAGCGACCGGACCGGGACGAGACGGTGACCGTCGAAACGACCGTGACGAACGGGGCGGATCGGACGCTCTTCGACCTCCGGTTTCTCGACGGCGTGCCGGAGACGCTCGCGATCGCCGAGGGCTCGCCACGGGTCGGGGCGACGCTCCGGCCCGGCGAGTCGGTGACGGTGGAGTACACGCTCACCGCGGAGCGTGGCGTCCACTCGTTCCCGCCCGCGACGGCGCTCGTCCGGTCGCTCTCGGGGAGCGTGGAACTGGAGTGCGTGCTCGTCGCGGAGACGACGCTCGTCTGTACGCCGCCGCTCCGACCGACCGTCTCGCCGGTCCCGCTCCGAGCGGGGGCGACCCGGTTCGCGGGGCAGGTCGGAACCGATCGAAGCGGCGAGGGCGTCGAGTTCTACGCCACCCGGGAGTACCGCCCCGGCGACCCGCTCTCGCGGATCGACTGGAACCGGAAGGCGCGCACGGGGGAGCTCTCGACGCTCGAGTTCCGGGAGGAGCGCGC
This region of Halalkalicoccus sp. CGA53 genomic DNA includes:
- a CDS encoding PUA domain-containing protein — its product is MTDEPFEEVPRLRRIADYQFGTGAGEALFSGELSVTRSSSGRPVQVIAPEGRLVTFGQDGRFTLGIAGGERLRSALSHPRYRVVVNEESEPFVRDGKNAFSKFVLETDPEIRGGDEVLVVNDSDSLLAVGRAELDSRAIADFETGMAVKVREGAD
- a CDS encoding DUF58 domain-containing protein, producing MNGRRLWLLVGLLAFVLGTAVWAFPGLVALSMDEAVLVLVGLLALALAVGQVRKRRGSRIRTVRTPDPERPLPTGTPGEGTDRTIRLLRDGRRVPHQQRTELRSRIEEALVGALSVYRGRPDARRAVEEGSWTEDGAVAAYAAGESPPTDPLGLVRGLVGESRSSRALRRTVDALAAVKEGEGEPVPVGDEPERRPPVRRALDTDENGVAARRRTDRWSGVGALALSGIGLGVLVRSPAVVLAGAVGVGYAAYAAAGSEPPVDLSIERRVSAERPDRDETVTVETTVTNGADRTLFDLRFLDGVPETLAIAEGSPRVGATLRPGESVTVEYTLTAERGVHSFPPATALVRSLSGSVELECVLVAETTLVCTPPLRPTVSPVPLRAGATRFAGQVGTDRSGEGVEFYATREYRPGDPLSRIDWNRKARTGELSTLEFREERAASVVVVVDSRKGSFRAPDPDDESAVSRSIDAAGAMVARLLDDGNRVGLASLHPDPCWLAPSAHRDQRVHAAELLATHPSFDPVPPEGRFLSWRWRRRFLRRLPGDAQLLVCSPLLDDRIVSLLRTLEATGHPVTVVSPDPTTDSSTGERLVRIERALRLTGLREAGVRVIDWPWEEGIDLPLERARTGWRR
- a CDS encoding DUF4129 domain-containing protein, with the translated sequence MERRTATSLVLAVCCVFAVGLAAATLTDTSATQPGVPGGDNESGGILAPPAGEDATGAADEVDVPYLSEILLVLGVLAAVGLLYYLYHDWRAAFGFVLALLVILALVYLFFQLVGPPEFPGGAMDEPREPPDVREGAGGEDDGAVPPVSTPTLLLVGLLALALVGTALALFGRVGDRTENEVVAAEAEGDRRSAEAAAIGGAAGRAADRIEERETFDNEVYRAWREMVGPLEVPNPETTTPGEFEAAAVEAGVERGDAAALTALFEEVRYGGREASGERERRAVETLRRIETRYGAES
- a CDS encoding methyltransferase domain-containing protein, with product MTAVVLVHDDREYLREPGAELQTDLGVLTVPEDVSSGDVLETHLGERFTVRRLRGPDLFHHFERTGAPMLPRDIGLVIGETGVAAGDRVLDCGTGTGVLASYMGRLGAEVTSYERDPEFAEVARENVALAGVSDRVEVRSGDLLDEIDDLSGFDVLTLDTGDAPEIVAHADSLLLPGGFLAVYSPFVESTREVVEAARETLSEVRTVETIQRELDVDGRGTRPSTAPVGHTGYLTIARRA
- a CDS encoding nascent polypeptide-associated complex protein codes for the protein MFGGGGLDPRKMEQMMKQMGIDTEEIEATRVVITTPDGDLVFSDADVTKIEAQGQETYQIVGSPDLEEGAEAAGAVDAAEPAEAEIPDADIEIVATRAGVGKDEARKALEATDGDLAAAIANLE